The following are encoded together in the Rhizobium tumorigenes genome:
- a CDS encoding 2-hydroxyacid dehydrogenase: MTTKKKPKVYLTRKLPDAVETRMRELFDAELNIDDRPRTSSELAAAMQTADVLVPTVTDRIDATLIEQAGPQLKLIAGFSNGTDHIDVEAAARKGITVTNTPGVLTEDTADMTMALILAVPRRLAEGARVLTDKPGEWAGWSPTWMLGRRLSGKRIGIVGMGRIGTAVARRAKAFGLSIHYHNRSKVSPETEDELEATYWDSLDQMLARVDIISINCPSTPGTYHLISARRLALLQPTAFIVNTARGDIIDEPALINILRDGKIAGAGLDVFSNEPAVNPKLIKLANEGKVVLLPHMSSATIEGRIEMGDKVIINIRAFMDSHRPPNRVLPGR; this comes from the coding sequence ATGACAACGAAGAAAAAACCAAAAGTCTATCTGACGCGCAAACTGCCCGACGCAGTCGAGACGCGGATGCGCGAGCTGTTCGACGCCGAGCTCAACATAGACGACCGGCCGCGCACCTCCAGCGAACTGGCGGCGGCGATGCAGACGGCCGATGTGCTGGTGCCGACGGTGACCGACAGGATCGATGCGACCCTTATCGAACAGGCAGGCCCGCAGCTGAAACTTATTGCCGGCTTCTCGAACGGCACCGATCACATCGACGTGGAGGCTGCGGCGCGAAAGGGCATCACCGTAACCAACACGCCGGGCGTGCTGACCGAAGATACCGCCGACATGACGATGGCGCTTATCCTCGCCGTGCCGCGGCGATTGGCCGAGGGCGCGCGGGTGCTGACTGACAAGCCCGGCGAATGGGCCGGCTGGTCGCCGACGTGGATGCTCGGCCGCAGGCTTTCCGGCAAGCGCATCGGCATCGTCGGCATGGGCCGCATCGGTACCGCCGTCGCCCGCCGTGCCAAGGCCTTCGGCCTTTCGATCCACTATCACAACCGCAGCAAAGTCAGCCCGGAGACCGAGGACGAGCTGGAGGCGACCTACTGGGACAGCCTCGACCAGATGCTCGCCCGCGTCGATATCATCTCGATCAACTGCCCCTCGACACCAGGCACCTATCACCTGATCTCGGCAAGACGGCTGGCGCTGCTGCAACCAACCGCCTTCATCGTCAACACCGCGCGGGGCGACATCATCGACGAGCCGGCCCTGATCAACATCCTGCGTGACGGCAAGATCGCCGGCGCCGGTCTCGACGTGTTTTCCAACGAGCCGGCCGTGAACCCGAAGCTGATCAAGCTCGCCAACGAAGGCAAGGTGGTGCTCCTGCCGCATATGAGCTCTGCCACCATCGAGGGCCGCATCGAGATGGGCGACAAAGTGATCATCAACATCCGCGCCTTCATGGATAGCCATCGCCCGCCGAACCGGGTGCTGCCCGGGCGCTGA
- a CDS encoding GNAT family N-acetyltransferase, protein MSGLELHRLEEDFTGWDTLLGLIQTSFADMEGRVDPPTSAEALTARSLRQKAGAEIGFIVMQEKILAGCVFCRLEPDCLYIGKLAVLPALQGRGIGRRPIEAAEQLARQEKLPALRLETRIELVENHATFAAWGFRKTAENAHPGFGRTTSIEMRKSLLPAD, encoded by the coding sequence ATGAGCGGCCTAGAACTGCACCGACTGGAAGAAGACTTTACCGGTTGGGACACCTTGCTGGGGCTTATCCAGACCTCATTTGCAGACATGGAAGGCCGCGTCGACCCACCCACGTCGGCAGAAGCCCTGACAGCCCGGTCATTGCGACAAAAGGCCGGAGCCGAAATCGGTTTTATAGTCATGCAGGAAAAGATCTTAGCCGGCTGTGTATTTTGTCGATTGGAACCCGATTGCCTCTACATAGGCAAGCTGGCGGTTCTGCCGGCACTGCAGGGCCGAGGTATAGGTCGAAGGCCGATCGAGGCTGCGGAACAGCTTGCGCGGCAGGAAAAGCTACCGGCGCTGCGGCTCGAAACCCGTATCGAACTCGTCGAAAATCACGCAACATTTGCTGCCTGGGGCTTTCGCAAGACCGCCGAAAACGCCCATCCCGGCTTCGGCCGGACCACCTCGATCGAAATGCGGAAGTCCTTGCTGCCGGCAGATTAA
- a CDS encoding molybdopterin-synthase adenylyltransferase MoeB encodes MEPLNPDEIERYRRHILLPEIGGAGQQKLKAARILVIGAGGLGAPVLQYLAAAGIGTLGIADDDRVSLSNLQRQVIHDTGTIGELKTQSATDAIARLNPHIRTIRFEERFAAETAMRQLAGFDLVVDGSDNFDTRYAAADAAHTAGKPLVSGAVGRFDGSLTVLKPYETDPDGRLNPTYRDLFPAPPPEGLIPSCAEAGIVGALTGVIGTLMAMEAIKLVTGIGEPLIGRLLLYDALAARFDTIRYARRTKPAKVGGTAGS; translated from the coding sequence ATGGAACCCTTGAACCCCGATGAAATCGAGCGCTACCGCCGCCATATCCTGCTGCCCGAGATCGGCGGCGCCGGCCAGCAGAAGCTGAAGGCAGCCCGTATCCTGGTCATCGGCGCCGGTGGTCTCGGTGCGCCGGTGCTGCAGTATCTAGCCGCCGCCGGCATCGGCACGCTCGGCATCGCCGACGACGACCGGGTATCGCTGTCAAACCTGCAGCGCCAGGTGATCCACGACACCGGTACCATTGGCGAACTGAAGACGCAAAGTGCGACCGATGCCATCGCCCGGCTCAACCCGCATATCCGCACCATCCGCTTCGAGGAGCGGTTTGCGGCCGAGACGGCAATGCGGCAACTCGCCGGCTTCGACCTCGTGGTCGACGGCTCCGACAATTTCGATACCCGCTATGCGGCCGCCGACGCCGCACATACCGCCGGCAAGCCCCTTGTCTCCGGCGCCGTCGGCCGTTTCGACGGCTCGCTGACCGTGTTGAAGCCCTATGAAACCGACCCTGACGGCCGTCTCAATCCGACCTACCGCGATCTGTTTCCAGCCCCGCCGCCGGAGGGTTTGATCCCTTCCTGCGCCGAGGCCGGCATCGTCGGCGCGCTTACCGGCGTCATCGGAACGCTGATGGCGATGGAAGCCATCAAGCTCGTTACCGGCATCGGCGAACCGCTGATCGGCCGGCTGCTGCTCTACGACGCACTTGCCGCAAGGTTCGACACCATCCGTTATGCAAGGCGCACCAAGCCGGCTAAGGTGGGTGGCACCGCAGGATCATGA